One segment of Palaemon carinicauda isolate YSFRI2023 chromosome 35, ASM3689809v2, whole genome shotgun sequence DNA contains the following:
- the LOC137627925 gene encoding microfibril-associated glycoprotein 4-like, translated as MVTVWIYASCFLLCVLNDIARVNGDTSAPDAGNQNVYYTLPLELVERLMAKQDVPVDKSSSCTYRDSQNSDAFTKLLVLLIEKLDKEQTRLEQQVTSLAGSLKQNLALKTEMECGPTPREAETKLESLLQRLEVISSGLMTHPEFESPTQPRDSSSKNCRGSPDRPKDCYELYQQGKNKSGVYTIYPHKCHRAEEGVRVWCDQEDNGGGWTVVLSRRPLDDQVNFNRGWQDYKTGFGEAETEYWIGNDALHAITSSGRQMLRVEMEDWDGNKRFVEHNSFLVEGEDSNYRLHLGKHSGTGGDAFLYHDNMAFSTSDRDNDLNSGSNCAAEFGGGFWYNSCHYVSPTSFLLKKQRSESGITWRSWYIHRETLKEMYFKVKEYPCM; from the exons ATGGTGACTGTTTGGATATATGCAAGTTGCTTTCTCTTGTGTGTCTTGAATGACATTGCGAGAGTGAATGGTGATACGTCAGCCCCTGATGCCGGTAACCAGAATGTGTATTACACTTTGCCGTTGGAGTTGGTTGAAAGATTGATGGCGAAACAAGATGTTCCTGTAGACAAGAGTAGTTCTTGCACTTATAGag attctcAAAACTCTGATGCGTTTACAAAGCTACTCGTCTTACTGATCGAGAAACTAGACAAGGAGCAAACGAGACTGGAGCAGCAAGTCACATCTTTGGCTGGATCTCTGAAGCAAAATCTTGCCCTGAAGACCGAAATGGAATGTGGCCCAACTCCTCGTGAAGCCGAGACGAAACTGGAGTCTCTTCTGCAGAGGCTAGAGGTCATCAGCAGTGGTCTAATGACCCACCCAGAATTTGAGTCGCCTACTCAACCCAGAGATTCTTCTTCCAAGAATTGTCGTGGGTCTCCTGACAg GCCCAAAGACTGCTATGAGTTATAtcaacaagggaaaaataagagCGGGGTCTACACGATCTATCCGCACAA GTGTCACCGCGCCGAGGAAGGCGTGCGAGTCTGGTGCGATCAAGAGGATAACGGAGGAGGCTGGACCGTCGTACTATCTCGGAGGCCTCTCGATGATCAGGTCAATTTCAACAGGGGTTGGCAAGATTACAAAACTGGCTTTGGAGAAGCAGAGACGGAATATTGGATAG GAAATGATGCTCTCCATGCAATCACGTCAAGTGGGAGACAAATGTTGAGGGTTGAGATGGAAGACTGGGATGGAAATAAAAGATTTGTGGAACACAATTCCTTCTTAGTGGAGGGAGAAGACTCGAATTATCGCCTTCATCTGGGTAAACACTCTGGAACTGGGGGTGATGCATTTTTATACCATGATAATATGGCCTTCAGTACTTCAGATCGCGACAATGACCTTAATA GCGGAAGCAACTGCGCCGCTGAGTTCGGAGGAGGGTTCTGGTATAATTCGTGCCATTATGTAAGTCCTACCAGTTTCCTCTTGAAGAAACAAAGAAGTGAGTCTGGAATTACCTGGAGGTCATGGTACATCCATAGAGAAACACTTAAAGAAATGTATTTCAAAGTGAAAGAGTACCCTTGTATGTAA
- the LOC137627927 gene encoding hydroxysteroid dehydrogenase-like protein 2, whose product MIGNTGKLAGRTLFVTGASRGIGKAIALKAALDGANIVVAAKTADPHPKLPGTIYTAAKEIEAAGGQALPCVVDVRDENSVGNAVDNAVRQFGGIDICINNASAISLTGTQHTPMKKFDLMHQINTRGTYLVSKMCIPHLLKSPNPHILNISPPLNMRARWFKDHAAYTMAKYGMSMCILGMAEEFREDGVACNALWPRTAIITAAMEMLGGDEIDKQCRKPEIMSDAAYVMLCKDSKSYTGNFAIDDDVLRAEGITDFSSYAVDPNTALMPDFFLDEFDDFMVKKQAVDAGAKPRFVDGKDTTGKASSLGKVEQVFATIENFLGPEIVGKTKAVYLFEVTGDEAGTWFLDLKNGSGACGRGDPPTSADVQFKMNSDNFHKMFTGSLKPTTAFMTGKMKLTGDMGKAMKLESLMGKLKTKM is encoded by the exons ATGATTGGAAATACTGG AAAACTTGCGGGCCGCACCCTGTTTGTGACCGGGGCCAGCAGGGGCATAGGAAAAGCCATAGCCCTCAAAGCAGCGCTCGATGGGGCCAACATTGTCGTTGCAGCAAAAACTGCAGATCCTCATCCAAAATTACCCGGCACTATTTATACAGCAGCTAAAGAAA TTGAAGCCGCGGGCGGTCAGGCCCTCCCGTGCGTAGTGGACGTCCGCGATGAAAATTCAGTCGGCAACGCCGTTGATAATGCAGTGAGGCAGTTTGGGGGTATCGATATCTGCATCAACAACGCTAGTGCAATCTCTCTAACTGGAACCCAACACACCCCCATGAAGAAATTCGATCTTATGCATCAGATCAATACAAGAGGGACTTATCTTGT ATCGAAAATGTGCATCCCTCACCTTTTGAAGAGTCCAAACCCACATATTCTCAACATATCTCCTCCTCTCAACATGAGAGCTCGGTGGTTTAAGGACCACGCTGCTTACACCATGGCAAAGTACGGCATGTCCATGTGTATTTTGGGTATGGCAGAGGAATTCAGGGAGGATGGGGTTGCCTGCAATGCCCTCTGGCCTCGCACAG CTATTATCACAGCAGCCATGGAGATGCTTGGCGGAGACGAAATCGACAAGCAGTGCCGCAAGCCCGAAATAATGTCCGATGCGGCTTATGTCATGCTTTGCAAAGACTCCAAATCTTACACCGGTAACTTTGCGATCGATGATGATGTCCTGAGAGCAGAAGGGATTACCGATTTTTCTTCTTACGCCGTCGACCCAA ATACTGCACTGATGCCAGATTTCTTCTTGGATGAATTTGATGACTTCATGGTCAAGAAGCAAGCGGTAGATGCTGGTGCCAAACCGAGATTTGTAGATGGGAAGGACACTACAGGGAAAGCTTCATCACTCGGAAAAGTTGAGCAG GTATTCGCAACTATCGAAAACTTCCTCGGTCCAGAAATCGTTGGCAAAACCAAGGCAGTCTACCTATTCGAAGTCACCGGAGACGAGGCCGGAACTTGGTTCCTGGACCTCAAGAACGGCTCTGGCGCGTGCGGCCGCGGGGATCCCCCAACCTCCGCCGACGTGCAGTTCAAAATGAACAGCGATAATTTCCACAAAATGTTCACTGGGTCCCTGAAACCCACGACTGCCTTCATGACCGGAAAGATGAAGCTGACTGGAGACATGGGGAAAGCTATGAAGTTGGAATCCCTCATGGGGAAGTTGAAGACAAAGATGTGA